A window of Psychroflexus sp. ALD_RP9 contains these coding sequences:
- the tatC gene encoding twin-arginine translocase subunit TatC, with translation MAKKKQKDPANMSFLDHLEDLRWHLVRSVLGILIAATLAFIFKQFIFDVIIFGPKRIDFYTYRVLCDIASFLDFEQSFCYEELPFRIQSRTMAGQFSAHVWTSITAGFIVAFPYVIYQFWSFIKPALHTSERKNARLFIFSSSLLFFMGVIFGYYVITPLSINFLGSYTVSEQVFNDFDLSSYIGLLRASVLASGLIFELPIIIYFLTKVGLVTPQFLKKNRKYALVFILIISAVITPPDIASQVIVSIPVLILYEISIYISKFVLRKQKKQNRKTS, from the coding sequence ATGGCAAAAAAGAAACAAAAGGATCCTGCAAACATGTCATTTTTAGATCATTTAGAAGATTTAAGATGGCATTTGGTGCGTTCGGTATTGGGTATATTGATTGCTGCGACCTTAGCTTTTATTTTTAAACAATTTATTTTTGACGTTATCATCTTTGGTCCAAAGCGTATCGACTTTTATACCTATCGTGTGCTTTGTGATATTGCCAGTTTTTTAGATTTTGAGCAAAGCTTTTGTTACGAAGAATTACCGTTTAGGATCCAAAGCCGAACCATGGCTGGACAATTTAGCGCCCATGTTTGGACGTCTATTACAGCTGGTTTTATAGTGGCTTTTCCTTACGTGATTTATCAGTTTTGGTCTTTTATTAAGCCTGCTTTGCATACAAGTGAGCGAAAAAATGCACGACTTTTTATTTTTTCATCCTCACTTTTATTTTTTATGGGTGTTATTTTTGGTTACTATGTTATTACCCCATTATCAATTAATTTTTTAGGCTCATATACAGTAAGTGAGCAGGTTTTTAATGATTTTGATTTAAGCAGTTATATTGGTTTACTTAGAGCTTCAGTTTTAGCTAGTGGTTTAATTTTTGAACTCCCAATTATTATCTACTTCTTAACTAAAGTTGGCTTAGTAACACCTCAATTCTTAAAAAAGAATCGAAAATACGCCTTGGTATTTATCTTGATTATTTCAGCAGTTATCACACCACCAGATATTGCTAGTCAGGTAATCGTATCTATTCCTGTGTTAATTTTGTATGAAATTAGTATTTATATTTCAAAATTTGTCCTCAGAAAACAAAAGAAACAAAACCGTAAAACATCTTAA